From Actinomycetota bacterium, the proteins below share one genomic window:
- a CDS encoding M20/M25/M40 family metallo-hydrolase — protein sequence EQDHKAAARASTAAAATVPATPAATEPVPALVATPAAEPTPVPEPEPEPLAIVNDFNVAEAMDHVRALCDIGVRKGGSAGEKKAAEYIAAQLKAMGYDADIRAFPLPNGTTSRNVVASLPGTTDRTFVLGAHYDTKSPSPGANDNGTGTAALLAIARELKDEKLAPTVEFVFFGTEEMIDSNSDHHHYGSRKYVAMMTSDERARCAGMISVDMIGYGPEFVVRTMGTGPQTLKDRLLAAAKAKSLGLFYKKDTSAVGWSDHEPFERAGIPAAWIEWRDDPYYHKTTDTPAHVVKAKVAVAGGLVLDYVRSLDEDDLAALRAR from the coding sequence GAGCAGGACCACAAGGCGGCCGCGCGCGCGTCCACCGCCGCCGCGGCGACCGTGCCCGCGACTCCCGCGGCCACCGAGCCCGTGCCCGCCCTCGTCGCGACGCCCGCCGCCGAGCCGACCCCCGTGCCGGAGCCGGAGCCCGAACCGCTCGCCATCGTCAACGACTTCAACGTGGCCGAGGCGATGGACCACGTGCGCGCACTGTGCGACATCGGCGTGCGCAAGGGCGGGTCCGCGGGCGAGAAGAAGGCCGCGGAGTACATCGCCGCACAGCTCAAGGCGATGGGCTACGACGCGGACATCCGCGCGTTCCCGCTGCCGAACGGGACGACGAGCAGGAACGTCGTGGCCTCGCTCCCCGGCACGACGGATCGCACGTTCGTGCTCGGCGCACACTACGACACGAAATCACCGTCCCCCGGAGCGAACGACAACGGGACAGGCACCGCTGCGCTTCTCGCGATCGCCCGCGAACTCAAGGACGAGAAGCTCGCGCCGACGGTCGAGTTCGTCTTCTTCGGCACCGAGGAGATGATCGACTCGAACTCGGACCATCACCACTACGGCTCGCGGAAGTACGTCGCGATGATGACCTCCGACGAGCGCGCTCGCTGCGCCGGGATGATCTCGGTGGACATGATCGGGTACGGGCCCGAGTTCGTCGTGCGCACGATGGGCACCGGCCCGCAGACGCTGAAGGACCGTCTGCTCGCTGCGGCCAAGGCGAAGAGCCTCGGGCTGTTCTACAAGAAGGACACGAGCGCCGTGGGCTGGAGCGACCACGAGCCGTTCGAGCGTGCCGGGATCCCGGCCGCATGGATCGAGTGGCGCGACGACCCGTACTACCACAAGACCACCGACACGCCTGCCCACGTCGTCAAGGCCAAGGTGGCCGTCGCGGGCGGGCTGGTGCTCGACTACGTCCGCTCGCTCGACGAAGACGACCTCGCCGCGCTGCGCGCCCGGTAG